The Fortiea contorta PCC 7126 genome has a segment encoding these proteins:
- the ftsH gene encoding ATP-dependent zinc metalloprotease FtsH has protein sequence MPVETNNKNQMKPPRWRQFGGSFLILLTLLLLLNLIVPSFFGPRLPQVPYSDFIVQVEAGKVDKAIVGGDRIQYSLKTQTPDGQPTEEVFATTPVAIDLDLPKILREHNVEFAAPPPDQNGWIGTLLSWIAPPLIFFAIWGFLINRQGGGPAALTVGKSKARISSDGSTGVKFSDVAGVDEAKAELEEIVDFLKNAAKYTNLGAKIPKGALLVGPPGTGKTLLAKAIAGEAGVPFFSISGSEFIELFVGVGAARVRDLFEQAKKQAPCIVFIDELDALGKSRGGAGGFVGGNDEREQTLNQLLTEMDGFDANTGVIIIAATNRPEVLDPALRRPGRFDRQIVVDRPDKIGREAILKVHARNVKLADDVNLATIAIRTPGFAGADLANLVNEAALLAARKNSQAVNMADFNEAIERLIAGLEKRSRVLNETEKKTVAYHEVGHAIIGALMPGAGRVEKISVVPRGVGALGYTIQMPEEDRFLMVEDEIRGRIATLLGGRSAEEIIFGKVSTGAADDIQKATDMAERSITIYGMSDKLGPVAFEKVQQQFIEGYGNPRRSISPQVAEEIDREVKQIVDNAHHIALSILQQNRNLLEETAQELLQKEILEGTQLRERLQQATAPEEMAEWLRTGKLSQDKPLLQSILN, from the coding sequence TGGATAAAGCGATTGTGGGTGGCGATCGCATTCAATATTCTCTGAAAACTCAAACCCCCGATGGACAACCTACAGAAGAAGTATTCGCTACTACACCAGTGGCGATTGACTTAGATTTACCAAAGATTCTCCGTGAGCATAACGTTGAGTTTGCAGCCCCACCACCAGATCAAAATGGCTGGATTGGAACTCTACTCAGCTGGATTGCACCACCGTTAATTTTCTTTGCTATTTGGGGCTTTTTAATTAATCGTCAAGGTGGCGGCCCGGCGGCGTTGACGGTAGGTAAAAGCAAAGCCCGAATTTCATCTGACGGTAGCACAGGTGTGAAATTTAGTGACGTGGCTGGTGTTGATGAAGCCAAAGCCGAACTAGAAGAAATTGTTGATTTCTTGAAAAACGCTGCCAAATACACCAACTTAGGGGCGAAAATTCCTAAAGGTGCATTGCTGGTAGGGCCGCCAGGGACGGGGAAAACACTATTAGCAAAAGCGATCGCTGGTGAAGCTGGTGTACCATTTTTCAGCATTTCTGGTTCAGAATTTATCGAATTATTCGTCGGTGTAGGCGCAGCGCGAGTCCGCGACTTGTTTGAACAAGCCAAAAAACAAGCCCCTTGTATCGTCTTCATTGACGAGTTAGACGCCCTGGGTAAATCTCGCGGTGGTGCTGGTGGTTTTGTCGGTGGTAACGATGAACGGGAACAAACGCTCAACCAATTACTCACCGAAATGGACGGTTTTGACGCCAACACAGGCGTAATTATCATCGCTGCGACTAACCGCCCCGAAGTCCTAGATCCCGCCCTCCGCCGTCCTGGTCGCTTTGACCGTCAAATTGTGGTTGACCGCCCTGATAAAATCGGTCGGGAAGCGATTCTCAAAGTTCACGCCAGAAACGTCAAATTAGCTGATGATGTCAATTTAGCTACCATCGCTATCAGAACTCCTGGCTTTGCTGGTGCAGATTTAGCTAATTTAGTCAATGAAGCCGCTCTGTTAGCAGCTAGAAAAAATAGCCAAGCTGTGAACATGGCAGATTTCAACGAAGCGATCGAGCGCCTAATAGCTGGTTTAGAAAAACGTTCTCGTGTTCTCAACGAAACAGAGAAGAAAACCGTAGCTTATCACGAAGTTGGTCACGCCATCATCGGTGCTTTGATGCCCGGCGCTGGTAGAGTGGAGAAAATCTCTGTAGTACCTCGTGGTGTGGGTGCTTTGGGCTACACAATTCAGATGCCAGAAGAAGACCGCTTCTTGATGGTTGAAGACGAAATTCGCGGACGGATTGCTACTTTATTAGGTGGACGTTCTGCAGAGGAAATCATTTTCGGCAAAGTATCTACTGGTGCTGCCGATGACATCCAAAAAGCTACTGATATGGCAGAAAGATCGATTACGATCTACGGCATGAGCGATAAACTAGGGCCAGTAGCTTTTGAAAAAGTCCAGCAACAGTTTATCGAAGGCTATGGTAATCCCCGGCGTTCCATCAGCCCCCAAGTAGCGGAAGAAATTGACCGCGAAGTCAAGCAGATAGTTGATAATGCCCATCATATAGCCTTGAGTATTCTGCAACAGAACCGCAACTTACTCGAAGAAACAGCCCAAGAATTGTTGCAAAAAGAAATCTTGGAAGGAACTCAACTCAGAGAACGCCTCCAGCAAGCAACGGCTCCAGAGGAAATGGCAGAATGGTTGCGGACAGGTAAGTTATCCCAAGATAAACCATTGTTGCAATCTATTTTGAATTAA